Proteins encoded together in one Onychomys torridus chromosome 1, mOncTor1.1, whole genome shotgun sequence window:
- the Nup62 gene encoding nuclear pore glycoprotein p62, which yields MSGFNFGGAGAPAGGFTFGAAKAAPTTAATGFSFSASGTGGFNFGTPSQPAATTSSTGLFSLTTQTPTTQTPGFNFGTTPASGGTGFSLGTSTPKPNLSNTAATPAAANTGSFGLGSSTLTNAISSAGTSSQGAAPTGFVFGSSTTSAPSTGSTGFPFTSGSASQPAASGFSIGSVGSSAPPTALSGSPFTPATLVTTTAGTAQPAAAAPAPATTSTGSTLFASIAPAPASSSATALALSAPVTTAATPGAGTLAFSLKAPGAAPGTSTTSSTTTTTTTSSAATTGFALSLKPLVPTGPSSVATTGTALPGSSTAAGTSTSPAMTYAQLESLINKWSLELEDQERHFLQQATQVNAWDRTLIENGEKITSLHREVEKVKLDQKRLDQELDFILSQQKELEDLLSPLEESVKEQSGTIYLQHADEEREKTFKLAENIDAQLKRMAQDLKDIIEHLNMAGGPADTSDPLQQICKILNAHMDSLQWVDQSSALLQRRVEEASRVCEGRRKEQERSLRIAFD from the coding sequence ATGAGTGGGTTTAACTTTGGAGGCGCCGGGGCCCCTGCTGGTGGCTTCACATTTGGCGCTGCAAAGGCTGCACCTACCACAGCTGCCACTGgtttttccttctctgcttccggCACTGGAGGGTTTAATTTTGGGactcccagccagccagccgcAACCACCTCTTCCACTGGCCTCTTCTCACTCACCACACAGACCCCAACCACACAGACCCCAGGATTCAACTTTGGAACAACGCCTGCTTCTGGAGGAACTGGCTTCTCGCTGGGGACCAGCACCCCAAAACCCAACCTGAGTAACACAGCTGCCACACCAGCTGCAGCCAACACTGGCAGCTTTGGGCTTGGCAGTAGCACCCTCACCAATGccatctcaagtgctggcacCTCCAGCCAGGGGGCAGCCCCCACTGGCTTTGTCTTTGGGTCCTCTACCACCTCTGCTCCATCTACTGGCTCCACGGGGTTCCCCTTCACCAGTGGCAGTGCATCCCAGCCTGCAGCATCTGGCTTCAGCATTGGCTCTGTGGGTAGCTCAGCCCCACCCACAGCACTGTCTGGCTCTCCCTTCACTCCAGCCACGCTGGTGACCACTACAGCAGGCACAGCACAGCCAGCTGCTGCTGCGCCCGCCCCTGCCACCACCAGTACAGGCTCCACACTCTTTGCCTCCATAGCGCCTGCTCCTGCCTCATCCAGTGCTACAGCGCTGGCCCTCTCAGCTCCGGTGACAACTGCAGCCACCCCTGGTGCTGGAACTCTGGCCTTCAGCCTCAAGGCCCCTGGAGCAGCTCCTGGCAcctccaccaccagcagcaccaccaccaccaccactacctcctCTGCTGCCACTACTGGCTTTGCCTTGAGCCTGAAACCCTTGGTGCCAACTGGTCCCAGTAGTGTGGCCACTACTGGGACTGCTCTGCCTGGCTCCAGCACAGCAGCTGGGACTAGCACAAGTCCTGCGATGACCTACGCACAGCTGGAAAGCCTGATCAACAAGTGGAGCCTggagctggaggatcaggagcgGCACTTCCTGCAGCAGGCCACACAGGTCAATGCCTGGGACCGCACACTGATTGAGAATGGGGAGAAGATCACCAGTCTGCACCGCGAGGTGGAGAAGGTGAAGCTGGACCAGAAGCGACTGGATCAGGAGCTGGACTTCATCCTGTCACAGCAGAAGGAGCTGGAGGACCTGCTGAGCCCATTGGAGGAGTCAGTGAAGGAGCAGAGTGGCACCATCTACCTTCAGCATGCCGACGAGGAGCGGGAGAAGACCTTCAAGCTGGCTGAGAACATCGATGCTCAGCTCAAGCGCATGGCACAGGACCTCAAGGACATCATCGAGCACCTGAACATGGCTGGTGGCCCTGCAGACACCAGCGACCCACTGCAGCAGATCTGCAAGATCCTCAATGCACACATGGACTCCCTTCAGTGGGTGGACCAGAGTTCTGCCCTGCTGCAGAGGAGAGTGGAAGAGGCCAGCCGTGTGTGTGAGGGCCGCCGCAAGGAGCAGGAGCGCAGCCTGCGCATTGCCTTCGACTAG